One Streptomyces sp. NBC_00554 DNA segment encodes these proteins:
- a CDS encoding helix-turn-helix transcriptional regulator gives MASSVNPTVRRRRLGQELRRLRELKGMTAEEVAERLLVSQSKISRLENGRRSISQRDVRDLCGVYEVEDVRIVDSLMQMAKDSRQQGWWHSFGDIPYSVYIGLETDAASLRVYDPQVVPGLLQTRPYAEALIAGALPETATGDIDKRVQVRLRRQERISAPENPLRLWTVLDEAALRRAVGNRSLMREQLEHLVEQSQLPHVTVQVIPFDMGAHPGLNGQYAILEFPDAADSSVVYIEGVTSDLYLEKANDVQKYSVMYEHLRAQALNVEQSRQFIADIAKEYAR, from the coding sequence GTGGCGTCAAGTGTCAATCCCACCGTCCGGCGGCGCCGGCTGGGCCAGGAGCTGCGCCGGCTCCGTGAGCTCAAGGGCATGACGGCCGAAGAGGTCGCCGAGCGACTGCTGGTCTCCCAGTCGAAGATCAGCCGCCTGGAGAACGGGCGGCGCAGCATCAGCCAGCGCGACGTCCGTGACCTGTGCGGGGTCTACGAGGTCGAGGACGTCCGCATCGTCGACTCCCTGATGCAGATGGCCAAGGACTCGCGCCAGCAGGGCTGGTGGCACTCCTTCGGCGACATCCCGTACAGCGTCTACATCGGGCTGGAAACCGACGCGGCGAGCCTGCGCGTGTACGACCCCCAGGTCGTCCCGGGCCTGTTGCAGACCCGGCCGTACGCGGAGGCCCTGATCGCCGGTGCGCTGCCGGAGACCGCCACCGGCGACATCGACAAGCGCGTCCAGGTGAGACTCCGCCGACAGGAACGTATCTCCGCGCCGGAGAACCCGCTCCGGCTGTGGACCGTCCTGGACGAGGCCGCCCTGCGCCGCGCCGTCGGCAACCGCTCCCTGATGCGCGAGCAGTTGGAGCACCTCGTCGAGCAGTCCCAGCTCCCGCACGTCACCGTGCAGGTGATCCCCTTCGACATGGGCGCGCATCCGGGGCTGAACGGGCAGTACGCGATCCTGGAGTTCCCCGACGCGGCGGACTCGAGCGTCGTCTACATCGAGGGCGTCACCAGCGACCTGTACCTGGAGAAGGCGAACGACGTCCAGAAGTACAGCGTGATGTATGAGCATTTGCGGGCACAGGCCCTCAATGTGGAGCAATCGCGGCAATTCATCGCGGATATCGCCAAAGAGTACGCGCGCTGA
- a CDS encoding glutathione peroxidase, protein MTTDNSVLNVEIDSLQGGSADLGQYRGNAVLIVNVASKCGLTPQYAGLERLQERYAGQGFTVLGVPCNQFMGQEPGTSEEIAEFCSATYGVTFPLTEKVDVNGDGRHGLYERLVGTEDADGHSGDIRWNFEKFLIGRDGAVVARFSPQAEPESAEVVAAVAKAIG, encoded by the coding sequence ATGACTACTGACAACTCTGTGCTCAATGTAGAGATCGATTCCCTGCAGGGCGGTTCCGCGGATCTCGGGCAGTACCGGGGCAACGCCGTGCTCATTGTGAACGTGGCCTCCAAGTGTGGGCTGACCCCGCAGTACGCGGGCCTCGAGCGGCTGCAGGAGCGGTATGCCGGCCAGGGGTTCACCGTCCTCGGGGTGCCGTGCAACCAGTTCATGGGGCAGGAGCCCGGGACCTCCGAGGAGATCGCCGAGTTCTGCTCGGCGACGTACGGCGTGACCTTCCCGCTGACCGAGAAGGTCGACGTGAACGGGGACGGGCGGCACGGGCTGTACGAGCGGCTCGTGGGCACGGAGGACGCCGACGGGCACAGCGGGGACATCCGCTGGAACTTCGAGAAGTTCCTGATCGGTCGGGACGGCGCGGTGGTGGCGCGGTTCTCGCCGCAGGCCGAGCCGGAGTCGGCGGAGGTCGTGGCCGCGGTGGCGAAGGCGATCGGCTGA
- a CDS encoding DUF397 domain-containing protein yields MAIQQGALQTWTKSSYSTGNGACVEVKSPVLAAMAVRDSKVPEGPTLAFPASSWNAFVAEVSRGASHLD; encoded by the coding sequence ATGGCAATCCAGCAAGGCGCCCTGCAGACCTGGACCAAGTCCTCCTACTCCACCGGCAACGGCGCGTGCGTCGAGGTCAAGTCCCCGGTTCTCGCGGCGATGGCCGTACGGGACTCCAAGGTCCCCGAGGGCCCCACGCTGGCGTTTCCCGCGAGTTCGTGGAACGCCTTCGTGGCAGAGGTGAGCCGGGGGGCTTCCCACCTCGACTGA
- a CDS encoding MerR family transcriptional regulator, with protein sequence MTEDGVVDQERSEDAQALSELLTIGAFAARSRLSPKALRLYDRLGLLAPAYVDEVSGYRYYRADQAERARVVALLRQLDMPLSRIAEVVDAEGSSAGALLASYWADAEARFASQRTLAEYLRGRLSGRSSEMYGKFVVETVDVPEQVVLAETRHTLAAELPAWIGASLGRLEEGARACGGVTAAPFVVYHAEVSQESDGPAESCVPVADEAAARAWASSAGRAWETRVRVEPARRLAYARITKAQVAHPQILAAFEAVEAWMSKQGLSYDGPCREVYFADWDAAGPEDVVCDVAFPVR encoded by the coding sequence GTGACGGAGGATGGGGTCGTGGACCAGGAACGTTCTGAAGACGCTCAGGCCCTGAGCGAGCTGCTCACCATCGGTGCGTTCGCCGCCCGGTCGCGGCTCTCGCCGAAGGCGCTTCGGCTGTACGACCGGCTCGGGCTGCTGGCCCCCGCGTACGTCGACGAGGTCAGCGGTTACCGCTACTACCGCGCCGACCAGGCCGAACGCGCCCGAGTGGTCGCGCTTCTGCGCCAGCTCGACATGCCCCTCTCGCGTATCGCCGAGGTCGTCGACGCGGAGGGCTCTTCGGCCGGCGCGCTCCTCGCCTCGTACTGGGCGGACGCGGAGGCGCGGTTCGCCTCGCAGCGGACGCTTGCCGAGTACCTCCGTGGACGGCTGTCGGGAAGGAGTTCCGAGATGTACGGGAAGTTCGTGGTCGAGACGGTGGACGTACCCGAGCAGGTGGTGCTTGCGGAGACGCGGCATACGCTCGCCGCCGAGTTGCCCGCGTGGATCGGGGCGTCGCTGGGGCGGCTGGAGGAAGGGGCCCGGGCCTGCGGTGGGGTCACCGCGGCGCCCTTCGTCGTGTACCACGCCGAGGTCTCCCAGGAGAGTGACGGGCCCGCCGAGTCTTGCGTGCCCGTCGCCGACGAAGCCGCTGCGCGGGCGTGGGCGTCTTCGGCCGGGCGCGCCTGGGAGACCCGGGTGCGGGTCGAGCCCGCTCGGCGGCTCGCCTACGCCCGGATCACCAAGGCGCAGGTCGCTCATCCGCAGATCCTCGCGGCGTTCGAGGCGGTCGAGGCGTGGATGTCCAAGCAGGGGCTGTCGTACGACGGTCCCTGCCGGGAGGTGTACTTCGCCGACTGGGATGCGGCGGGGCCGGAGGATGTGGTGTGTGATGTGGCGTTTCCGGTGAGGTGA
- a CDS encoding recombinase family protein — MTTLGSTPTARTDVVSWDGVTIPERVRNRTSVALTVGVSLRAYVPQRPGCYLRTSQDRQGDEKSIGIQLNDAEARRIALSWAPFAGVYRENDTSAFKKKRTGRTDGSADWVVVRPEFRRMLGDLLSGRIDGVVFSDTDRLARQPRDLEDLIDVIEYTKRPAVGVTGDLNLISDADRHMARMLCIMALKSSQDTSRRVARNHLADAAAGELTGRTPYAWNPDGTLRPDRARVARRIYEQFTEGVSITGIARELNRDGIPSPRGGKWAQPTVKAILTNPRYCGFVSYEGKHRTESRRQRDGWARVLIGQDGLPVAGKWDPVIPRKLWADTQLELDHRRVLSAAKGILGNPEGVNHRKYLFTGYLRCGVCKAPMSAKRVAQRGHVIYYCPGRTRNACGKVSRRAEPVDQHLEKLVAEWVRGRAAPTLSDGAAAAPEEMRDTQNRISSIGARKRTLITAWATGDESVSDLRPDDYYQTISTMNAELDLLERRAAEHSVTAEATRRRDYAAEWRNGGFEQRRALIGEIFTAVHVMPSGKGRAPFDPAHICPVYAT, encoded by the coding sequence ATGACCACGCTCGGCAGCACACCAACGGCGAGGACCGATGTCGTGTCGTGGGACGGGGTAACCATCCCCGAACGCGTGCGCAACCGGACTTCGGTCGCACTCACGGTTGGCGTCTCGCTGCGCGCCTACGTTCCGCAACGGCCCGGCTGCTACCTGCGTACCTCTCAGGATCGCCAAGGCGACGAGAAGAGCATCGGCATTCAACTCAACGATGCCGAGGCGAGACGCATCGCCCTGAGCTGGGCGCCATTCGCCGGTGTCTACCGGGAGAACGACACCAGCGCTTTCAAGAAGAAGCGGACGGGGCGGACGGACGGCTCAGCCGACTGGGTCGTCGTCCGCCCCGAGTTCAGGCGTATGCTCGGCGATCTTCTTTCGGGGCGGATCGACGGGGTCGTCTTTTCCGACACCGATCGGTTGGCCCGCCAGCCAAGGGATCTCGAAGACCTGATCGACGTCATCGAGTACACGAAGCGCCCCGCGGTAGGCGTCACGGGCGACCTCAATCTCATCTCCGACGCGGACAGGCACATGGCGCGAATGCTGTGCATCATGGCGCTCAAGTCGTCGCAGGACACATCGCGGCGCGTCGCCCGAAACCACCTGGCGGACGCGGCGGCAGGTGAGCTCACCGGCAGGACGCCCTACGCGTGGAACCCGGACGGCACTCTCAGGCCCGACCGCGCACGTGTGGCCCGGCGCATCTACGAGCAGTTCACGGAAGGCGTCTCCATCACGGGTATCGCCCGCGAACTCAACCGCGACGGCATTCCCTCACCACGAGGCGGAAAATGGGCCCAGCCGACCGTGAAGGCAATCCTGACCAACCCCCGCTATTGCGGGTTCGTCTCGTACGAGGGGAAGCACCGCACGGAGAGCCGGCGTCAGCGGGATGGCTGGGCGCGCGTGCTCATCGGGCAGGACGGCCTGCCTGTGGCCGGCAAATGGGATCCGGTCATCCCCCGGAAGCTGTGGGCAGACACACAGCTTGAACTGGACCACCGCAGGGTGCTCAGCGCGGCGAAGGGAATTCTCGGCAATCCTGAGGGTGTCAACCATCGCAAGTACCTGTTCACTGGGTATCTGCGGTGCGGGGTCTGTAAGGCCCCGATGAGCGCCAAGCGGGTCGCTCAGCGCGGGCACGTCATCTACTACTGCCCGGGCCGAACCCGCAACGCCTGCGGCAAGGTCAGCCGCCGCGCGGAGCCGGTGGATCAGCATCTGGAGAAGCTGGTCGCCGAGTGGGTGCGCGGACGGGCGGCACCCACTCTCAGCGACGGCGCCGCCGCAGCCCCCGAGGAAATGCGGGACACACAGAATCGGATCTCGTCGATCGGCGCCCGCAAGCGCACCCTCATTACTGCATGGGCCACAGGGGACGAATCCGTCTCCGACCTGCGTCCGGACGATTACTACCAGACGATTTCGACCATGAATGCCGAACTCGACCTTCTGGAAAGGAGAGCCGCTGAACACTCGGTGACCGCAGAGGCAACTCGGCGGCGCGACTACGCAGCCGAGTGGAGAAACGGCGGCTTCGAACAGCGCCGTGCACTGATCGGTGAGATCTTCACGGCCGTTCATGTCATGCCGTCCGGCAAGGGGCGAGCCCCGTTCGACCCGGCTCACATCTGCCCTGTCTACGCGACCTGA
- a CDS encoding MFS transporter — MATAEPTHADDADPGSPGSGPRIPLPARTQLDESPTRDNESRTQDSEPPAHSDESRTHNGAHNEAQNDAHGDTHNDAHNDAHDETSSTRQHPLTRLLLRHPIILATALAGVLHVVWFFTFANSGGDLAAQDAWAEFVGQHPDSAYNLAWYGGMHPVSYSVVSPYLMSVLGVRTTMMIAGTISAGLLTLILIRSKAVRQPLWPALAGVFALLCNAASGRVTYGLGMVFALAAAAVVFCWPHRWRYKRWAKALCAAPLAALATASSPVAGLFVGLVAVALFLQKRRPGAYALGIAPTVVVALSAWLFPFSGTQPMAIGSASLPFLSAVVVFLLVPKEWKTVRITAAVYGLSVLLVWLISSQIGSNITRLAMLFAGVVLLAALPYTVPRSRKWYAIVLAFAGFTGWIGFKSVDDVVHTTPAASWARELAPLVNQLQVVGAEKGRVEVVPARSHREASALAPYVNLARGWNRQADMERNPLFYDDTLNSANYHEWLQRWAVHYVVVPKGEPDGDGAERERELVQRGMPYLEQIWGDANWQLFAVTDPASLAEPNAVVERAEQGEMTLQVKKAGRILIRIPYSPWLSVVDADGKSLKAPQETEASKNREDEDTPKTYENVNGCLMQAPENATGDKWTELLAPTPGTYRLAAPYQLPRGTPCPEELR, encoded by the coding sequence GTGGCGACAGCGGAGCCGACACACGCCGATGACGCCGATCCGGGCAGCCCAGGATCAGGCCCGCGAATACCACTGCCCGCCCGCACGCAACTCGACGAGTCCCCTACGCGGGACAACGAGTCCCGTACGCAAGACAGCGAGCCCCCTGCGCACAGCGACGAGTCCCGCACGCACAACGGCGCGCATAACGAGGCACAGAACGACGCGCACGGCGACACGCACAACGACGCGCACAACGACGCGCACGACGAGACGTCCAGCACCCGACAACACCCGCTGACCCGTCTCCTCCTCCGCCATCCCATCATCCTCGCCACCGCCCTCGCGGGCGTACTCCACGTCGTCTGGTTCTTCACGTTCGCGAACAGTGGCGGGGACCTCGCGGCGCAGGACGCGTGGGCGGAGTTCGTGGGGCAGCATCCGGACTCGGCGTACAACCTCGCCTGGTACGGCGGGATGCACCCGGTGTCGTACAGCGTGGTGTCGCCGTATCTGATGTCGGTGCTCGGTGTCCGTACGACGATGATGATCGCGGGGACGATCTCGGCGGGCCTGCTGACGCTGATCCTGATCCGCAGCAAGGCGGTGCGGCAGCCGCTGTGGCCGGCTCTCGCGGGCGTGTTCGCGCTGCTCTGCAACGCCGCCTCGGGCCGGGTGACGTACGGCCTCGGCATGGTGTTCGCGCTCGCCGCGGCCGCCGTCGTCTTCTGCTGGCCGCACCGCTGGCGCTACAAACGCTGGGCGAAGGCCCTGTGCGCGGCGCCGCTCGCCGCGCTCGCCACGGCCTCGTCGCCGGTGGCGGGCCTGTTCGTCGGCCTGGTCGCGGTGGCTCTGTTCCTCCAGAAACGCCGCCCGGGCGCGTACGCCCTCGGTATCGCGCCGACCGTCGTCGTGGCCCTCTCGGCCTGGCTGTTCCCCTTCTCCGGCACCCAGCCGATGGCCATCGGTTCGGCCTCGCTGCCCTTCCTGTCGGCCGTCGTCGTCTTCCTCCTCGTCCCCAAGGAGTGGAAGACGGTACGGATCACGGCAGCGGTGTACGGGCTCTCCGTACTCCTCGTCTGGCTGATCAGCTCCCAGATCGGCTCCAACATCACGCGCCTGGCGATGCTGTTCGCGGGTGTCGTGCTGCTGGCCGCGCTGCCGTACACCGTGCCGCGCTCGCGCAAGTGGTACGCCATCGTCCTCGCCTTCGCCGGATTCACCGGGTGGATCGGCTTCAAGTCGGTCGACGACGTCGTGCATACGACACCGGCGGCGTCCTGGGCGCGCGAGCTTGCGCCGCTGGTGAACCAGCTCCAGGTCGTCGGCGCCGAGAAGGGCCGGGTGGAGGTGGTCCCGGCCCGCTCCCACCGCGAGGCCTCCGCCCTCGCCCCGTACGTCAACCTCGCCCGCGGCTGGAACCGTCAGGCTGACATGGAGCGCAACCCCCTCTTCTACGACGACACCCTCAACTCCGCGAACTACCACGAGTGGCTGCAGCGGTGGGCCGTCCACTACGTGGTGGTGCCGAAGGGGGAGCCCGACGGGGACGGCGCCGAACGCGAACGTGAGCTCGTGCAGCGTGGGATGCCGTACCTCGAGCAGATCTGGGGCGACGCGAACTGGCAGCTCTTCGCCGTGACCGATCCGGCGTCGCTCGCCGAGCCCAACGCCGTTGTCGAGCGGGCCGAACAGGGCGAGATGACCCTCCAGGTGAAGAAGGCCGGCCGCATCCTCATCCGCATCCCGTACTCCCCGTGGCTGAGCGTCGTCGACGCCGACGGCAAGAGCCTCAAGGCTCCGCAGGAGACGGAGGCGTCCAAGAACCGCGAGGACGAAGACACCCCGAAGACGTACGAGAACGTCAACGGCTGCCTGATGCAGGCCCCGGAGAACGCGACGGGCGACAAGTGGACGGAGCTACTGGCTCCCACACCGGGGACCTATCGCCTGGCGGCGCCGTACCAACTTCCGCGGGGGACGCCTTGCCCGGAGGAGTTGCGGTAG
- a CDS encoding GPP34 family phosphoprotein, whose product MGRSRRSIPEELLLLALDPTTGTTAQPQSLDLGLAGAQLVELALAGRIAPDGDRIAVVVPRPTGDPTLDCALELLRRRGAPVRAVNWIGGPRLGLRQTYLSHLERCGMVHAVAGQMCGVLPTTRYQATDTEISREIKARLDSAIRTGVPPDPRTAALAALAHAVGLGKHLYPGNEGRSSRSRLRDLIRHDPMGGLVAHAVMDVQNGVAAQPRRSPAPAGRPATAGVRSAPEPARGVPMQPRHSSMARAVAH is encoded by the coding sequence ATGGGCAGGAGCCGCAGATCAATTCCGGAAGAGCTTCTTCTGCTGGCGCTGGACCCGACCACGGGTACCACCGCACAGCCGCAGTCGCTCGACCTCGGTCTGGCCGGAGCACAGCTAGTGGAGCTGGCGCTGGCCGGACGGATAGCCCCGGACGGGGATCGTATCGCCGTGGTCGTACCACGGCCGACTGGAGATCCAACACTGGACTGTGCGTTGGAACTGCTTCGCCGACGCGGAGCACCCGTACGCGCAGTGAACTGGATTGGCGGACCCCGACTGGGGCTGCGCCAGACCTATCTCTCGCATCTGGAGAGGTGCGGCATGGTCCATGCCGTGGCCGGCCAGATGTGCGGGGTGCTTCCGACGACTCGCTACCAAGCGACGGACACGGAAATCAGCCGGGAGATCAAGGCCCGGCTGGACAGCGCGATCCGCACCGGCGTCCCGCCGGACCCGCGGACCGCGGCGCTCGCCGCACTGGCCCACGCGGTCGGACTCGGCAAGCACCTGTATCCGGGTAATGAGGGACGCTCGTCCCGCTCCCGGCTACGGGATCTGATCAGGCACGACCCCATGGGCGGCCTCGTGGCACACGCGGTCATGGACGTCCAGAACGGTGTGGCCGCTCAGCCACGCCGTAGCCCGGCACCGGCAGGCCGTCCGGCCACCGCCGGCGTCAGGTCCGCACCGGAACCCGCCCGCGGTGTTCCGATGCAACCGCGCCACAGTTCCATGGCGCGCGCCGTGGCCCACTGA
- a CDS encoding serine hydrolase encodes MSGASGASGEVSTADADDVGEETDAAGDVAGGGRSSQGGASTSVGATDVGEEPEGDTPSETGAEAEDADGTASAAGAATEGAGESGGGDEPRAAVGSGSVSTSATATEGDTDVDVVPADAERSAADAESASGREADAGAEPAASASGGTETAASASASASASASTELEADASAAPAAGPSAGTEPAGDPSTEPGVAAERATDAADAESASGGKADAGEAPAAGTSAGTEPAAGPSPSTEPGVAAERDADAAESASAPDADADAEPAASADAKPEADAEPPAAEAVSARDADAASKAAGRDSGEPSDEGTEPSPEDSPKDSPKGPAEEPKAPKPPLVDQPTGVFRAPRRPAVDQPTTMLKLGSTKPPTDKPVDTPVPPAERTSKFVALKPLDEPAPAKPKATPAPGATAALPQVGPERTTQQPLPPKPPLDLLAELTNTPPPRQTPVRTIVRRVKIWTPLVLLLAVIFAVVQAVRPLPATGLTLTADATYTFEGGTLDLPWPGQGQSAIEVEGVGSLGTDGKQTAAPIASVAKIMTAYVILQDHPLKGDEGGEKITVDQQAEDESKNVDESTAPMTKGQQFTERQMLQLLMIPSGNNAARLLARWDSDDKTFVAKMNAAAKKLGMTNSTYTDPSGLEKTTVSTATDQLKLAKEVMQNPVFASIVGMASAKIPGLDGTIYNNNDLLVNQVGVIGLKTGSSTPAGGNLVWAATKTVNGKTQTVYGAVLGQNAGTGKVWDSLKLALTNSQKLIDTVQQSLTSATVVKKGDVVGYVDDQLGGQTPVVATKNMTAVGWPGLKTKLSIGTAGGDTVPHSGKAGTVVGELTVGDGSSHAVKIPVALQSDLAEPGFGAKLTRVG; translated from the coding sequence GTGAGTGGCGCTTCCGGCGCTTCCGGTGAGGTGTCCACGGCCGACGCGGATGACGTCGGCGAGGAGACGGACGCCGCGGGCGATGTGGCTGGTGGTGGCCGGTCCTCCCAGGGCGGTGCCTCCACGTCTGTCGGTGCGACGGACGTCGGTGAGGAGCCGGAGGGGGATACCCCGTCCGAGACGGGCGCCGAGGCGGAGGACGCCGACGGGACCGCGAGTGCGGCGGGTGCCGCGACCGAGGGCGCCGGGGAGTCCGGCGGGGGCGATGAGCCGCGGGCTGCTGTCGGCTCCGGGAGCGTGTCCACGTCCGCGACAGCGACCGAGGGCGACACGGATGTCGACGTGGTGCCTGCTGACGCCGAGCGTTCCGCTGCCGATGCGGAGAGCGCGTCCGGGCGTGAGGCGGATGCAGGCGCGGAGCCTGCCGCGAGTGCGAGCGGTGGGACCGAGACTGCCGCCAGTGCCAGTGCCAGTGCCAGTGCCAGTGCCAGCACCGAGCTTGAGGCGGATGCCAGCGCGGCGCCTGCCGCCGGACCCAGCGCTGGCACTGAGCCCGCCGGCGACCCCAGCACCGAGCCTGGGGTGGCCGCCGAGCGGGCCACTGACGCTGCCGATGCGGAGAGCGCGTCCGGGGGTAAGGCGGATGCCGGCGAGGCGCCTGCCGCCGGCACCAGTGCTGGCACTGAGCCCGCCGCCGGCCCCAGCCCCAGTACCGAGCCTGGGGTGGCCGCCGAGCGGGACGCTGACGCTGCGGAGAGCGCATCCGCCCCCGACGCGGATGCTGACGCCGAACCTGCCGCAAGCGCTGACGCCAAGCCCGAGGCGGACGCCGAGCCGCCCGCCGCCGAGGCCGTCTCCGCGCGGGACGCCGACGCCGCCTCCAAGGCCGCCGGGCGGGACTCCGGCGAACCCTCTGACGAGGGCACGGAGCCCAGCCCGGAGGACTCCCCGAAGGACTCCCCGAAGGGCCCCGCCGAGGAGCCCAAGGCCCCCAAGCCGCCCCTCGTGGACCAGCCCACCGGCGTCTTCAGGGCCCCTCGCCGCCCGGCCGTGGACCAGCCCACCACCATGCTCAAGCTGGGCAGCACCAAGCCGCCCACCGACAAGCCAGTCGACACGCCCGTGCCCCCCGCCGAACGCACCAGCAAGTTCGTCGCGCTCAAGCCGCTCGACGAACCCGCACCGGCGAAGCCGAAGGCAACCCCCGCCCCCGGGGCCACCGCCGCGCTTCCGCAGGTCGGTCCCGAGCGCACCACCCAGCAGCCTCTGCCGCCCAAGCCGCCGCTGGACCTGCTGGCCGAGCTGACGAACACGCCGCCGCCCCGGCAGACCCCGGTGCGGACGATCGTGCGGCGGGTCAAGATCTGGACCCCGCTGGTCCTGCTGCTCGCGGTGATCTTTGCAGTCGTACAGGCTGTGCGCCCGCTCCCGGCGACGGGCCTCACGCTCACCGCGGACGCGACCTACACCTTCGAGGGCGGCACGCTCGACCTGCCCTGGCCCGGTCAGGGCCAGTCGGCGATCGAGGTCGAGGGCGTCGGCAGTCTCGGTACCGACGGCAAGCAGACCGCCGCCCCCATCGCGAGCGTCGCGAAGATCATGACGGCGTACGTGATCCTTCAGGACCACCCGCTGAAGGGGGACGAGGGCGGCGAGAAGATCACCGTCGACCAGCAGGCCGAGGACGAGTCGAAGAACGTGGACGAGTCGACGGCGCCCATGACGAAGGGACAGCAGTTCACGGAGCGCCAGATGCTCCAGCTGCTGATGATCCCGTCGGGCAACAACGCGGCACGCCTGCTGGCCCGTTGGGACTCCGACGACAAGACCTTCGTCGCCAAGATGAACGCCGCCGCCAAGAAGCTCGGCATGACGAACTCGACGTACACGGACCCGAGCGGTCTGGAGAAGACGACGGTGAGCACCGCCACCGACCAGCTCAAGCTGGCCAAGGAGGTCATGCAGAACCCGGTGTTCGCGAGCATCGTCGGGATGGCCAGCGCGAAGATCCCCGGGCTCGACGGCACCATCTACAACAACAACGACCTGCTGGTGAACCAGGTCGGCGTGATCGGTCTCAAGACGGGCTCGTCGACGCCGGCGGGCGGCAACCTGGTGTGGGCCGCGACCAAGACCGTGAACGGCAAGACACAGACCGTCTACGGCGCGGTCCTCGGCCAGAACGCCGGCACGGGCAAGGTCTGGGACAGCCTCAAACTGGCGCTCACCAACAGCCAGAAGCTGATCGACACGGTCCAGCAGAGCCTGACGTCGGCCACGGTGGTGAAGAAGGGCGACGTCGTCGGCTACGTGGACGACCAGCTCGGCGGCCAGACCCCCGTCGTCGCCACCAAGAACATGACTGCGGTCGGCTGGCCCGGCCTGAAGACGAAGCTCTCGATCGGCACCGCCGGTGGCGATACGGTTCCGCACTCGGGCAAGGCGGGCACGGTGGTCGGCGAGCTGACGGTCGGCGACGGTTCCAGTCACGCCGTGAAGATCCCCGTCGCGCTCCAGTCGGACCTCGCCGAACCGGGCTTCGGAGCCAAGCTGACCCGAGTCGGCTGA